The following proteins come from a genomic window of Pyxidicoccus sp. MSG2:
- a CDS encoding hemin-degrading factor has translation MRTDTEVPLMVQQPSVTGAATGPALLRQRWQALKQSQPRTRTRDAAEVLGVSEAELLATGIGEDAVRLDLLFDVLLPRMESLGRVMSLTRNAYAVHEKRGTWRNVELHGLRALVLDADIDLRLFLSRWRFGLALRESLADGPRRSLQFFDATGTAVHKVFLEEAGGAAAFDALVETLTHVDQVQALPVERARPVETPRPDGEVDVEGLRAGWKALQDTHDFFPLLLRLKVARTQALRLVGRELATPVAPMSLAWVLDRVAASGLPIMVFVGNPGCIQIHTGPVRTVRTMGPWLNVLDPGFNLHVRADHIHSAWVVRKPTRDGVVTSLELFDAEGENIALVFGQRKPGLPELPAWQALMRELVEVLP, from the coding sequence ATGCGTACCGACACCGAGGTGCCCCTCATGGTGCAACAGCCTTCTGTCACGGGCGCGGCGACCGGGCCCGCCCTCCTGCGCCAGCGCTGGCAGGCGCTGAAACAATCCCAACCCCGCACGCGGACCCGTGATGCCGCGGAAGTGCTCGGCGTGAGCGAGGCGGAGCTCCTCGCCACGGGGATTGGCGAGGACGCCGTCCGCCTCGACCTGCTCTTCGACGTGCTCCTGCCCCGGATGGAGTCACTGGGGCGGGTGATGTCGCTCACGCGCAACGCGTACGCGGTCCACGAGAAGCGGGGCACCTGGCGCAACGTGGAGCTGCACGGGCTCCGGGCCCTGGTGCTGGACGCGGACATCGACCTGCGCCTCTTCCTGTCGCGCTGGCGCTTCGGCCTCGCGTTGCGTGAGAGCCTGGCGGACGGGCCGCGGCGCAGCCTCCAGTTCTTCGATGCGACGGGAACGGCCGTGCACAAGGTCTTCCTGGAGGAGGCGGGGGGCGCGGCGGCGTTCGACGCGCTGGTGGAGACGCTGACCCATGTGGACCAGGTCCAGGCCCTTCCCGTGGAGCGGGCCAGGCCGGTGGAGACGCCGCGCCCGGATGGCGAGGTGGACGTGGAGGGACTCCGCGCCGGCTGGAAGGCGCTCCAGGACACGCATGACTTCTTCCCGCTCCTCTTGCGGTTGAAGGTGGCGCGGACGCAGGCCTTGAGATTGGTGGGGCGGGAGCTGGCCACTCCCGTGGCTCCCATGTCCCTGGCGTGGGTGTTGGACAGGGTGGCCGCGTCGGGGTTGCCCATCATGGTCTTCGTCGGCAACCCGGGCTGCATCCAGATTCACACCGGACCGGTGCGCACGGTGCGCACGATGGGGCCGTGGCTGAATGTGTTGGACCCGGGCTTCAACCTGCACGTGCGCGCGGACCACATCCATTCCGCCTGGGTGGTGCGCAAGCCCACGCGCGATGGCGTGGTGACGTCGCTGGAGTTGTTCGACGCGGAGGGGGAGAACATCGCGCTCGTCTTCGGGCAGCGGAAGCCGGGGCTCCCCGAGCTGCCCGCGTGGCAGGCACTGATGCGGGAATTGGTGGAGGTGCTGCCATGA
- a CDS encoding HmuY family protein — MSRFSPRSRVSRRAAGLLLAGLLTACGDDLEPTPGDEQELPENGTHVRHQDNGDGSFTTTVDATSKEAWIGLDLDLGKQVDAAQDTVWDLSFQRFGIRSRGGVSGTGGVQVAVLADKTFAQVTQAPSSGYTTDAADGDDVGADPDTVFQAGDGWYAYDPATHKLSPRPLVYVVRSDSGAYFKVELLSYYDDAGTPAMLKLHWAKVSGPVSGGHVDAAPGSR; from the coding sequence ATGTCCCGCTTCTCCCCGCGTTCTCGCGTCTCCCGTCGTGCCGCAGGCCTGCTGCTGGCGGGGCTGTTGACTGCGTGTGGTGATGACCTCGAGCCCACGCCCGGTGACGAGCAGGAACTGCCGGAGAACGGCACCCACGTGCGCCACCAGGACAACGGTGACGGCTCGTTCACCACCACCGTGGACGCGACGAGCAAGGAGGCGTGGATTGGCCTGGACCTGGACCTGGGCAAGCAGGTGGATGCGGCGCAGGACACCGTCTGGGATTTGTCCTTCCAGCGCTTCGGCATCCGCTCGCGCGGCGGCGTGAGTGGCACTGGCGGAGTGCAGGTGGCGGTGCTCGCCGACAAGACGTTCGCGCAGGTGACCCAGGCGCCATCGAGCGGCTACACCACCGACGCGGCGGATGGCGACGACGTGGGCGCGGACCCGGACACCGTCTTCCAGGCGGGGGACGGCTGGTACGCCTATGACCCGGCGACGCACAAGCTCAGTCCGCGGCCGCTCGTCTACGTGGTGCGCTCGGACTCGGGCGCGTACTTCAAGGTGGAGCTGCTCTCCTACTACGACGACGCGGGCACGCCCGCGATGCTGAAGCTGCACTGGGCAAAGGTGTCGGGCCCCGTCTCGGGTGGGCACGTCGACGCGGCTCCTGGCTCCCGCTGA